In Clostridiisalibacter paucivorans DSM 22131, the genomic stretch ATAATTACAGTCTCTATTTTTTCGGGAATTAACGGACTATGATAAACTTCTACATTCAATCCTTTTTTAATAGCCTCATTGGCTAATATATTAAATAATGTAGTTTTACCTGAACCTATATAACCATCTATATAATAAATTTCTTCTGAATCATTAATTATTGTTTCAGTATGCTCTACCAGACCATTGGGTGTATATCCACTTCCAAACAAATGTCTTTTTCTACCTAATGAACCCTTTTCATTTACATCACCAAATACCGCGTGTAAAAGTTTATCTGTAAGGTTATTTACTTTGACAAAATCCATGCTATTATTCACTTTATATTCTATATCTTGTAGGATGTTCTTAGCGGAATCAAGGTATTTGTATGCCCTTTTATAGTATTCTTTATTTTCTTTAATATACTTAACTATATCATTTTTATTCTCTACAATACTTTTTTCTTCCCAATATCTTCCTAGATTTATTATCTCATCTATTGCTCCAGGATATTTAGGATCTATCATATGGGGACTTGTGCCATCTATTATTGCAACCTTTAGAGGTTTTATAACTATACCATCAATACTATTGTTGTCAGAAGAACAATGATGATATTCTAAATCATATCCCCTATCAAGCATATCTTTGGCTATATTCTTCATGAAAGTAGATTTTCCTGTACCAGGACCACCCTTTAAAATGAATACTCTATTGGCATCTTCCCCTATAATATAATCATAATACGAAAAAAAACCCTTTGACGTATTTGCTCCTGGAAATACTCTTTTTATCTTTCCATCCACATCTTTTACCTCCTTTTTAAGCATACAACTTTTAACAAAGTTTTACCCTATGCTTTACTTATAATTTATTTATTAAGAAGGTATTTTATGCATTAAAAAAGACCTTTTTAAGGTCTATTTTAAAACATCTACATCAAAATTATCGAACCATATATCACCATTAGCCCAATCAGTTAGATATATTTTTATGTAATCTGCCTTACCTATGTCTAAATTTACACTATACAATGTCCACATAGACTCTGGCACATATATTTTTTTTATCTTTTGACTTACTAACTTATCTTTACTATATAATTTTATTAATACACTTGCTTCTTTTCCTTGTTTAGAATTTACCCAAAAAGATATATCCACATTTCTCCCTGCCAATGATTCAAAAAATTCATTGGTCAAATCTATACCTGCAATTACATAATCTTTTTCAATATTTTCTCCATTGCTTACCTTTACAGAGGTATTTCCTTTATAATATTTAGTACCATCTAACTGTCCTAGATTTTCCCCCTCAGATTTTTTGATTAATTTCTCATCATAGAAATTGTAAAGTCCTTCCATTTGACTTTGGCCAATTGCAACACCACTTTCAGATTCCAACTTTTCTTTATCTTCTATAGAAAAAATTTCTCTATCTTTTTCCCTTTTTCCATCATTCTCTAGAGC encodes the following:
- a CDS encoding PRK06851 family protein gives rise to the protein MDGKIKRVFPGANTSKGFFSYYDYIIGEDANRVFILKGGPGTGKSTFMKNIAKDMLDRGYDLEYHHCSSDNNSIDGIVIKPLKVAIIDGTSPHMIDPKYPGAIDEIINLGRYWEEKSIVENKNDIVKYIKENKEYYKRAYKYLDSAKNILQDIEYKVNNSMDFVKVNNLTDKLLHAVFGDVNEKGSLGRKRHLFGSGYTPNGLVEHTETIINDSEEIYYIDGYIGSGKTTLFNILANEAIKKGLNVEVYHSPLIPEKIETVIIEELSVAFTKSSKAQDFDNKKISLNEYLNKKVLNQYKIEIDEDKEMYKKLIDIALKDLNKAKKVHDKIESYYIPNMNYTALDSVREEVISKIVQYEKKDR